The Triticum aestivum cultivar Chinese Spring chromosome 6D, IWGSC CS RefSeq v2.1, whole genome shotgun sequence genomic sequence TAGAAACAGAGGTTCGCGAGTCGCCTCGGAGTTCCATGCAGGGTACGTGATGATTACGCGAACTGGCTGAGTTAATTGTGGTCGGCGTTTGATGGTGAGGGCCAACGGCGTGGCGTGGTTAATCGTTTCGTTTGCGCAGGGATGAAGGCGGCGCCGGAGGTGTCGGCGGCGAGCCTCGGGCTGGGCGCGGGCCTGGTGCTGCTGCTGTCCAGGGGCGCGGCGGAGCTGAGCAGGATGGCGGAGCTGCGCGCCCAGATGGAGCGGCTGGTGATGGACGTCTGGGCGGAGGCGCGTGGCAGCAGCCGCTCCGACTTGTCTGACGACGGCCATGTCGGCGATGGTGCCAGCGTCGTGAAGGAACGCATCGTCTTCGCCGATGCCGGCGGCGAGGACGCCTCGTTGTCCCGTGGTTCGCGCGATGCCGCCTCGGCCTGCGGCGATGCTGGCGTTGGAAATGCCGCCGCAGCCATGGATCAAATGGAAGCAGAGCTCGAGGCTGAACTGACGCGCCTGCAGCTCGATtccgacgacgacgatgaggaggaatGCGTGGCCCTGCGgcgagatcaccagctcgaggtaCCGTGCACCCGTGTCGCCACTGCCGCCGGCGTGCTCGCTCTGTGCCAATTTGACGGTTCTGTGCTGAACTGATTCCGGTTGATTTTGCAGTCCACCGTGAAGAGCGACATCTCCTCGGAGAGCGGCTCCCCTGCTTGCGTCGGCATCGACGGTGTACTCGACGACGCGGCAATAGAATGCAAGGAACGTGAAGAtagcgaggaggagggggaggaagacACTGACGAGGAGGACGAAGAGAGCAAGCCGTGCCCCGGCGGCGTGCCGGCGCGGGTGCTGGAGCGGAGGCTGCACGAGCTCCTGCAGTCGCGGCACGAGCAGCGGATCGCGGAGCTGGAGACGGAGCTGCAGCGCGCGCAGAGGAAGCTGCGGGACAAGGAGCACGAGGTGTCCCGGTGGCGTGACACCGCCAAGCTCGTCTCCCGCCACAAGGACGAGTCGCGGCTCCGGTAGAACCAAACCACCGACGCCGACGATGGATATACGCGCGGCCCGGTCTTTCGGTGGTCTCATCGTGTCACGATAGCTACATAtgagtaagggcatctccaatgctcaGCGCTTAGGTGGGCGCTAGCAGGAATTAAATAAAATATTTTTCTCTGTAGCGCCCGCATTTTTTTGAATGTTGGTAGGAGATCTACCAAATTCGTTGATTAGCAAGGGAAGAATACAAGCAAAAACCAAGCAACAGAGAAGGCCTGGCGCTAAAAAGGAAGAAGAGAAAACAATCAGCCCGGATCAAATGGGATTTTGGCGCCTGCCATATTCCACAAATTAGTCCCCTCTCTAACTATTGGGTGGTCATCATATCTTGCTGTTGAAAAACACGTCTATTACGCTCCTTCCATATCTCCCAGGCGACCAGATGGATCATCGATATAGtgccttttttcttttcctttggtgCATTGTGCCAGCTAATGGACATCCATTCCTTCAGGTTGCCAATCGCCGGCCAGTTTACCGGGTGTAGATGTTGCATGCCCGCCTGGGTAGCAATCTAATCCTAAATGTAGCTCCCGCAATCTGATCCCAAATCGCCGGCCAGTTAGAAAAGAATATAGAGATTGGCTGATCCTACGACGAAAAAGCCGGTGCGCCCGAGGACTTCCCTGGCATCGACGCTAGCT encodes the following:
- the LOC123142005 gene encoding protein POLAR-like 1, whose protein sequence is MAMQTSTAQALPLQPRLSASPPSSPATVGTLLTNAAGASRIRRECRSPRSLLSRILGRGGGGFRCRVRIPRYCSSGAGAAAKEDAIEEEVAAPKVVVASKLETEVRESPRSSMQGMKAAPEVSAASLGLGAGLVLLLSRGAAELSRMAELRAQMERLVMDVWAEARGSSRSDLSDDGHVGDGASVVKERIVFADAGGEDASLSRGSRDAASACGDAGVGNAAAAMDQMEAELEAELTRLQLDSDDDDEEECVALRRDHQLESTVKSDISSESGSPACVGIDGVLDDAAIECKEREDSEEEGEEDTDEEDEESKPCPGGVPARVLERRLHELLQSRHEQRIAELETELQRAQRKLRDKEHEVSRWRDTAKLVSRHKDESRLR